The Bacteroidales bacterium DNA segment AATGGCGCAACGCAATCAAAAGCGCAGAGAGCATCAACCTGCCACGCCGGCACGACCTCTACGACATCTACAACGATGTGCTGATAGATGCACACCTCTCGGCGGTGATACAAAAACGCAAAACAGCAGTACTTACCGGCAACATACAATTTGTTAAAAACGGCACGGCGGACGAAAATGTAACGATGCAAATCGACAGTCCCTGGTTTCGCTCCTTCATTGCCGATCTGATCGACACCATACTCTGGGGACACAGCGTGTTTCAGTTTTACCGACTGGGTAATTGGATCGCCTACGACCTGATTCCGCGCAAGCATATCAACCCTGTGCATGGCACCCTGCTACGCACGCAAACCGATACCACCGGCCTGCCATACCGCGATGGAGCTTACCAAAACCTATTGGAGGTAGGCAATCCCCGCGACCTGGGTTTGCTCTGCAAGGCGGCCCCGCACATCATCTACAAGCGCAACGGCATGGGCGACTTTGCACAGTTTGCCGAAATATTTGGACAGCCCATGCGCGAAGGTATATACGATGGCTACGATGAAGTGGCACGCCAAAAACTGCGCGAAGACCTCGAAAACATGGGATCGAGTGGTATTTTTATTCATCCGGAAAATACACAGATCAATCTTATCGACGCCCCGGATAAATCCGGAAACAGCGATTTATACACCGACCTGATAGACCTGTGCAATGCCGAGGTGAGCAAACTCATCCTTGGCAACACCCTCACCACCGACCAGGGCGACAAGGGTACCCAGGCACTGGGAACCGTGCACCAGGATGTGGAAGATAAGATTGCCCACAGCGACCGCCGATTTGTGCTCGACACGCTCAACTATGAACTGACCGACATCTTATCCAGCCTGGGCATCAATACCACAAATGGCGAGTTTGTCTTTGAAGAAAAAACACAGGTTGACCTCTCGCAGCGCGTAATCATCGACATGCAACTGGCCAGCCGTGTACCAATTGATGACGACTACTGGTATGAAACTTATGACGTACCCAAGCCAAAAAATTACAAAAAGCTAAAAGCCGAACAGGATGAGCAGCGCAAAGCACTCACGGCGGCAAGTGCGGCAAGTAAAGACGGACGGACGTCCGTCTCTAAAGATGACAAGAACGAAACCGAAAATCTTTTCAAACGCTTTTTCAATTTTTTCGCATAAGCCCCGGCGGTAGGGGTCGCACAAACGTGCGCCTTAACTTTACCGGGGCTGAAATAGCAGCCCTATACCAAAACCAAAGCGGCTGCCCTGTGCATGGCTCCACGGCCTTTGTTAACGTGGAACTGCCGCAACCGCCCGCCACCGGCATCGACGAAAAAACAATGCTCGAAATATATGTGGATGTACAGGGGCATGTAAAGACGCACGGACGTGCGTCCCTGCACATCAACCCCGACCTCTACCGATACACCCGCGACAATCTCACGGCGGCCATCGACAAGGTGTATCCGGGCTTAAAGTACGACCACCCCGATTTTGATATGGCCATGAAACTACGCAACAATGCCAGCCGCTTTGCCGGATACAAAACTGCCTGGCAAACCGCCGAGCTTATGGATGTAGATGATACAGATGCCATAAACAGCATCAATAAAAAATACAACACGAACTACATGCGAAGCGAGTACGAACATACCGTGCGCAGTACCCGTGCCGCCAAAAACTGGCAAAACTTTGCCGCCGATGCCGACCTTTACCCCTACCTGGAGTACATGCCCAGCACCGCCGGAACTCCCCGCAGCGAGCATATGAAATTGTATGGCGTAATAAAGGCTTTGGATGACCCATTTTGGGATACCTGGCTGCCGCCTGCAGACTGGGGATGCAAGTGCAGCGTGCAGCAACGCCGCAGCGATAAAGGTACTACCCAACCACCGGAGGAGATAAAACAGCCGC contains these protein-coding regions:
- a CDS encoding DUF935 family protein, encoding MAVKKAESKNLVIQQVIFSQPKRDNLDIAKWRNAIKSAESINLPRRHDLYDIYNDVLIDAHLSAVIQKRKTAVLTGNIQFVKNGTADENVTMQIDSPWFRSFIADLIDTILWGHSVFQFYRLGNWIAYDLIPRKHINPVHGTLLRTQTDTTGLPYRDGAYQNLLEVGNPRDLGLLCKAAPHIIYKRNGMGDFAQFAEIFGQPMREGIYDGYDEVARQKLREDLENMGSSGIFIHPENTQINLIDAPDKSGNSDLYTDLIDLCNAEVSKLILGNTLTTDQGDKGTQALGTVHQDVEDKIAHSDRRFVLDTLNYELTDILSSLGINTTNGEFVFEEKTQVDLSQRVIIDMQLASRVPIDDDYWYETYDVPKPKNYKKLKAEQDEQRKALTAASAASKDGRTSVSKDDKNETENLFKRFFNFFA
- a CDS encoding phage minor head protein, with product MRLNFTGAEIAALYQNQSGCPVHGSTAFVNVELPQPPATGIDEKTMLEIYVDVQGHVKTHGRASLHINPDLYRYTRDNLTAAIDKVYPGLKYDHPDFDMAMKLRNNASRFAGYKTAWQTAELMDVDDTDAINSINKKYNTNYMRSEYEHTVRSTRAAKNWQNFAADADLYPYLEYMPSTAGTPRSEHMKLYGVIKALDDPFWDTWLPPADWGCKCSVQQRRSDKGTTQPPEEIKQPPQAMRNNPGKDGQIFTDKHPMISKVSKATSVLIENETSFLKFKHETRSVLDIATDFIGNVFKLETKTSTLDVRITKNSVEKNLRWDKWFDTRCQSLINLPELINKCNYIGSKKVIKSDYTNAQWVKKRKIKNYHFFEIDGGYQFDIEERWDGQITLYNIKVIK